In one Thermodesulfobacteriota bacterium genomic region, the following are encoded:
- a CDS encoding SDR family oxidoreductase — MDLGYKGKTVVVTGGGSNIGRAISLTFAKEAANVMIGDIDTAQAENVAKEANAFKAGGKTITTKCDVTKLDSVQAMFKKANDEFGQIDVLVNNVGWDQMMLFTETTPDFWNKVITINYVGALNCTKTALDYMIEKKSGAIVSISSDASRQGEFREAVYGGVKGAINSFMKTIARENGRFGIRANVVCPGVTIPKEAAEIGEQSMWKDAGAMFTPEQLEKISKAYPLRKIGKPQDIANAVVFLASNEAAGHITGQVLSVSGGYSMVG, encoded by the coding sequence ATGGACTTAGGTTATAAGGGGAAAACCGTGGTAGTCACTGGAGGAGGTTCTAATATTGGCAGAGCCATATCCTTGACTTTTGCTAAAGAGGCCGCAAATGTAATGATCGGGGATATAGATACAGCACAGGCTGAAAACGTTGCTAAAGAAGCAAATGCCTTTAAAGCCGGAGGAAAAACCATTACAACTAAATGTGACGTAACAAAGCTGGACAGTGTACAGGCTATGTTTAAAAAGGCCAATGATGAGTTTGGACAGATAGATGTTTTGGTAAACAATGTAGGATGGGATCAAATGATGCTTTTTACCGAAACTACGCCAGATTTCTGGAACAAGGTGATAACCATCAACTACGTAGGGGCATTAAACTGTACCAAGACTGCTCTTGATTATATGATAGAAAAAAAGAGCGGGGCAATTGTCAGCATCAGTTCCGATGCCAGTCGTCAGGGTGAATTCAGAGAGGCAGTCTATGGAGGCGTAAAAGGTGCCATTAACAGCTTTATGAAAACGATAGCCAGGGAAAATGGTCGTTTTGGGATAAGGGCTAATGTGGTGTGTCCCGGTGTAACAATACCTAAAGAGGCCGCAGAGATTGGTGAGCAAAGCATGTGGAAGGATGCTGGAGCCATGTTTACCCCTGAGCAATTGGAAAAAATTTCGAAGGCATATCCGCTCCGTAAGATTGGAAAGCCTCAGGATATAGCCAATGCTGTGGTCTTTCTTGCCTCAAATGAAGCAGCAGGTCATATAACTGGTCAGGTTCTGAGTGTCAGCGGGGGGTACAGTATGGTGGGATAA
- the rplM gene encoding 50S ribosomal protein L13, producing the protein MKTYSAKKNEVERKWYLIDANGKILGRLASEIAVRLRGKHNPIYTPHIDTGDFVIVINAEKVLLTGKKLKEKVYYRHSGYPGGLKSTTAEKLQQKKPEDLISLVVKGMLPKNSLGRSMIKKLKIYAGEEHPHQAQNPEILSI; encoded by the coding sequence ATGAAGACTTACAGTGCTAAGAAGAATGAAGTCGAAAGAAAGTGGTACCTAATAGATGCCAATGGGAAAATACTCGGGAGACTTGCCAGTGAGATCGCTGTGAGATTGAGAGGCAAGCACAATCCTATTTATACTCCCCACATAGATACTGGCGATTTTGTAATTGTAATAAATGCAGAAAAGGTTCTCCTAACAGGAAAGAAGCTGAAAGAAAAGGTTTACTATCGCCATAGCGGATATCCTGGTGGACTTAAATCGACTACTGCAGAAAAGTTACAACAAAAAAAACCTGAAGACCTTATAAGTCTGGTTGTCAAAGGTATGCTGCCAAAGAATAGCCTTGGCAGAAGTATGATTAAGAAATTAAAGATATACGCCGGAGAAGAACATCCCCACCAGGCTCAGAATCCTGAAATATTAAGTATTTAA
- the rpsI gene encoding 30S ribosomal protein S9, giving the protein MAEDRFYATGKRKTSIARVWLKSGSGQFKINDRSLDEYFKREILKMIIQQPFGLTDTAGKYDVFASVNGGGISGQAGAIRHGITKALLEINGDFRPILKKAGFITRDSRVKERKKYGRRGARARYQYSKR; this is encoded by the coding sequence ATGGCAGAAGATAGATTCTACGCAACAGGCAAAAGAAAGACATCCATTGCCAGGGTTTGGTTAAAATCCGGCAGTGGTCAATTTAAGATTAACGACAGATCTCTTGATGAATACTTTAAACGTGAAATCCTGAAGATGATTATACAGCAACCATTTGGGTTGACCGATACGGCAGGGAAGTATGATGTGTTTGCCAGTGTCAATGGAGGGGGAATCTCCGGTCAGGCTGGAGCAATAAGACACGGTATTACAAAGGCTTTATTGGAGATAAACGGTGATTTCCGCCCTATATTAAAAAAAGCTGGGTTTATTACCAGGGATTCCAGGGTCAAGGAGCGAAAAAAATACGGCAGAAGAGGAGCCAGAGCAAGATACCAGTACTCAAAAAGATAG
- the argC gene encoding N-acetyl-gamma-glutamyl-phosphate reductase — translation MLRVAIIGASGYTGQELIRLLLRHPSVEITALTSRRFDGVRVSEVFPIFAGEMDIKFIHPSTETICDLSDFVFSCLPHKAAMDIVPQFMEKGKKTVDLSADYRFKNHEVYERWYCKHTSPSLLKNAVYGLPEFYRAEIRMATLVANPGCYPTSVIFGLAPLLKNKMIDLNSIVVDSKSGTSGAGREATMEYLFCEVNEGLKAYKIGEHRHTPEMEQELSLLTGEEIIISFTPHLIPTNRGILSTIYSKSLKTISTSELIGIYTDFYQGERFVRIYPEGNFPNISFVKGTNFCDIGIRFDPRTKRVIVISVIDNLVKGASGQAIQNMNIMCGFSEDSGIDNLTPFP, via the coding sequence ATGCTAAGAGTTGCTATAATAGGTGCCAGTGGATATACGGGTCAGGAACTGATCAGGCTTCTGCTCAGACATCCCAGTGTGGAAATCACTGCATTGACATCGAGAAGGTTTGATGGAGTCAGGGTATCAGAGGTTTTTCCTATTTTTGCAGGGGAGATGGATATTAAATTCATTCATCCATCTACAGAAACAATCTGTGATCTTTCAGATTTCGTATTCTCGTGCTTACCCCATAAGGCAGCTATGGATATAGTTCCCCAATTTATGGAAAAGGGGAAAAAGACAGTAGACCTGAGTGCAGATTACCGTTTTAAGAATCATGAGGTTTATGAGAGGTGGTATTGTAAACACACCTCCCCAAGTCTATTGAAGAATGCTGTCTATGGTCTCCCTGAATTCTACAGGGCTGAGATAAGAATGGCGACACTGGTTGCCAATCCTGGTTGTTACCCAACTAGTGTCATATTTGGATTGGCACCTTTATTGAAGAACAAGATGATAGACTTAAATAGTATAGTTGTTGACTCAAAGTCAGGTACGTCAGGGGCAGGACGGGAAGCAACAATGGAATATCTTTTCTGTGAAGTTAATGAAGGGCTTAAGGCATATAAGATAGGAGAGCACAGACATACCCCTGAGATGGAACAAGAGTTAAGCCTCCTTACTGGTGAAGAAATAATAATCTCTTTTACCCCGCATTTGATACCAACAAATAGAGGTATACTTAGCACTATATATTCAAAATCTCTTAAAACTATTTCGACATCGGAGCTAATAGGGATTTACACCGACTTCTATCAGGGAGAGAGGTTTGTCAGGATATACCCCGAAGGTAACTTTCCCAATATATCCTTTGTAAAAGGCACCAATTTCTGTGATATAGGTATCCGATTCGATCCAAGAACAAAGAGGGTAATAGTAATATCGGTCATAGACAATCTTGTTAAGGGTGCTTCAGGGCAGGCAATTCAAAATATGAATATTATGTGCGGATTCTCTGAGGATTCAGGGATAGATAACCTTACTCCCTTCCCTTGA
- a CDS encoding HD domain-containing phosphohydrolase, with translation MSIERGKYNAIERLHHEAQDTKYQSYIHDSDRLVVVISGLNNTSKAALLNRERIIRHFPHTIGRYSPSKGFIYKGADLIINERSPYRISRQHLSIERRGDQIILVDKNSKFGSLVNNTLLGKNVGGKEETSLRYGQNEVILGGQNSPFAFHMKVIKSDNIDLFYNYVKLGDHLVSVAELYIRFCHITSEILTSSNYGTNDRIEKVLDVITGIVAYAENIDMLYYYSAHPDTFEDLIVAHSVNVAIYAIKMAFSLSYSKDDTIIIGIAALLHDIGMYDIPNRIINKKKVISDKEYNVMKKHTKIGYDKLLEVKDEYRIIPKVAFEHHERVDGSGYPKGLRGISDISELIGMVDFFEAVTHSRPQRGPVTPHEGVKMLLGMKHEVFSIDMIKAFFNVFSFFPVYSVVRLNSGEIGQVVKGNINWPLRPFIRILFKNDGQPIEKKKEIDLLHDNNIFITKDISDRIFIDNYFKLY, from the coding sequence ATGTCAATAGAGCGAGGTAAATATAATGCCATTGAGAGGCTTCACCACGAGGCGCAGGATACCAAGTATCAAAGTTACATACATGACAGCGATCGCCTAGTTGTAGTAATATCTGGTCTTAATAATACCTCCAAAGCCGCTCTGTTAAACAGAGAGAGAATTATAAGGCACTTCCCCCACACTATAGGAAGATATTCTCCTTCCAAAGGTTTTATATACAAGGGGGCTGATCTTATTATTAATGAACGCAGCCCTTATCGTATTTCAAGGCAACACCTCTCAATAGAAAGACGGGGAGATCAAATAATCCTGGTTGACAAAAACAGTAAATTTGGATCGTTGGTTAACAACACGTTACTTGGAAAAAATGTGGGAGGTAAAGAGGAGACATCGCTTAGATATGGGCAGAATGAGGTCATCTTAGGTGGACAAAATTCTCCCTTTGCTTTTCATATGAAAGTCATAAAAAGTGATAATATAGATCTTTTTTATAACTATGTTAAATTGGGGGATCATTTGGTCTCTGTTGCAGAACTCTATATCCGATTCTGTCATATTACAAGTGAAATACTTACCTCTTCAAATTATGGTACCAACGATCGGATAGAAAAGGTATTGGATGTTATAACCGGGATTGTTGCTTATGCAGAAAATATAGATATGCTGTATTATTACTCTGCTCATCCAGATACATTTGAAGACTTAATTGTAGCTCACTCGGTCAATGTAGCTATCTATGCCATTAAAATGGCTTTTAGCTTATCCTACTCCAAGGATGATACGATAATAATAGGTATAGCCGCTTTACTTCATGATATTGGTATGTATGATATTCCTAACCGTATCATAAACAAAAAGAAAGTTATTTCCGATAAAGAATACAATGTTATGAAGAAACATACTAAAATAGGTTACGATAAACTCCTGGAAGTTAAAGACGAATACAGGATTATTCCTAAAGTTGCCTTTGAACACCATGAACGTGTAGACGGCAGCGGTTATCCTAAGGGACTAAGGGGGATCTCGGACATTTCAGAACTTATTGGGATGGTAGATTTCTTTGAGGCAGTTACCCATTCCCGTCCCCAAAGAGGGCCGGTAACTCCCCATGAAGGTGTTAAAATGCTGTTGGGCATGAAGCATGAGGTGTTTAGCATTGATATGATTAAGGCTTTTTTCAATGTGTTTTCATTCTTCCCAGTATATAGTGTCGTTCGGTTGAATTCGGGAGAGATAGGGCAGGTAGTAAAAGGTAACATAAACTGGCCGCTAAGACCTTTCATCAGAATACTATTTAAAAATGATGGTCAACCGATAGAGAAGAAGAAAGAGATTGATCTTCTGCATGATAATAACATTTTTATCACCAAGGATATTTCAGACCGTATATTCATAGACAATTATTTCAAGTTGTATTAG
- the tnpA gene encoding IS200/IS605 family transposase, which produces MIDTILSSYFQPVRETHWKKSLNFLYKIYYHLILFTPRYRPIITHEISTELEAIFKEITITKGYVLFGLVIHPNHTHLILGTKPTHFIPNVVKDIRERTSFLIMGRYKDIQKQHKVKKLWSRNFRVETLGNFNIGKIENYLRDPKEHQLLDEWERHLEVGKK; this is translated from the coding sequence ATGATAGATACCATCCTATCGTCCTATTTCCAACCTGTAAGAGAGACTCATTGGAAGAAATCTTTAAACTTTTTATACAAAATCTATTATCACCTAATCCTTTTTACCCCAAGGTATCGACCAATTATTACCCATGAAATATCAACAGAATTGGAGGCAATCTTTAAAGAGATTACCATCACAAAGGGATATGTGCTTTTCGGTTTGGTTATTCACCCAAATCATACCCATCTGATTCTGGGGACCAAGCCCACACATTTCATACCTAATGTCGTTAAGGATATAAGAGAGAGGACATCATTCTTGATCATGGGGAGATATAAAGATATTCAAAAACAACACAAAGTTAAAAAGCTCTGGAGTAGAAATTTTCGGGTGGAGACCTTGGGGAATTTCAATATAGGAAAAATAGAAAATTATCTGAGAGATCCAAAAGAGCATCAGCTTTTGGATGAATGGGAAAGGCATCTTGAAGTGGGAAAAAAATGA
- the pyrF gene encoding orotidine-5'-phosphate decarboxylase, with translation MLVKGRNLKNRIIIALDVDNLQDAKRLVEQLRDYAGVFKVGKQLYTNTGPEVLEIIHKNEGEVFLDLKFHDIPNTVAKAGQEAVKLKVFMYNLHALGGFDMMRMAVDFTKAKAMELNIPKPIVLAVTLLTSLNEKDLREVGIDYSVDEEVLRLAKLSKKAGVDGVVASPREVRIIRENLNEDFLIVTPGIRPNPEIIDDQKRIMTPKEAILAGSDFIVIGRPIIEAADPVESAKGILEDIKLLSM, from the coding sequence GTGTTAGTCAAAGGGCGCAACCTGAAGAATAGGATCATTATAGCTCTGGATGTGGATAACCTTCAGGATGCTAAGAGGCTGGTAGAGCAACTTCGGGATTATGCAGGAGTTTTTAAGGTAGGTAAGCAACTGTATACCAATACTGGTCCAGAGGTTTTAGAGATAATCCACAAAAATGAGGGAGAGGTATTCTTAGACCTAAAGTTTCATGATATTCCAAATACAGTTGCCAAAGCTGGGCAGGAGGCTGTGAAACTAAAGGTATTTATGTATAATCTTCACGCCCTTGGTGGTTTTGATATGATGAGGATGGCTGTTGATTTTACAAAGGCAAAAGCCATGGAGTTGAATATTCCAAAGCCTATTGTATTGGCGGTAACACTGCTTACCAGCTTGAATGAGAAGGATCTTAGAGAAGTTGGTATTGACTATTCAGTAGATGAAGAGGTTCTCCGGCTAGCCAAGCTTTCTAAAAAAGCAGGCGTTGACGGTGTAGTGGCTTCCCCCAGAGAAGTTAGGATAATCAGAGAAAACCTTAATGAAGATTTTTTAATTGTGACTCCGGGCATAAGGCCAAACCCTGAAATTATTGATGACCAGAAACGTATTATGACTCCTAAAGAGGCAATATTAGCAGGTTCGGATTTTATAGTAATCGGTCGTCCCATAATTGAAGCTGCAGACCCGGTTGAGTCGGCTAAAGGTATTTTAGAGGATATAAAACTATTGAGTATGTGA
- the gmk gene encoding guanylate kinase, with amino-acid sequence MNEEGLLYIISAPSGAGKTSLCREVVKFFPNLYHSVSYTTRLPRPGEKDGEDYRFVSKEKFQEMINDRRFVEWAEIHGNRYGTTIDSLKEYRHKGIDIILDIDGQGGRQLKNEYPDGIYVFILPPSLKDLEERLRLRSTDSNEDIEKRLKSAKEELQYIYQYDYIVLNDDFNEAISTLKSIIIAEKFRRERVLPRVKGLFQLP; translated from the coding sequence ATGAACGAAGAGGGATTGTTATATATAATATCAGCTCCATCTGGTGCTGGCAAAACGTCTTTATGCAGAGAGGTTGTAAAATTCTTTCCTAACTTATATCATTCAGTATCTTATACTACAAGGCTTCCTAGGCCAGGAGAGAAAGACGGAGAAGATTATCGTTTTGTCTCTAAAGAGAAGTTCCAGGAGATGATAAACGACAGGAGATTTGTCGAATGGGCTGAGATTCATGGTAATAGATATGGGACAACCATTGATTCCTTAAAAGAGTACCGGCATAAGGGAATTGACATAATTCTCGATATAGATGGCCAGGGGGGCAGACAACTTAAGAATGAATATCCAGATGGCATTTATGTGTTTATCCTTCCCCCTTCCTTGAAGGATTTGGAAGAGAGATTGAGATTGAGGAGTACAGATAGTAATGAGGATATTGAAAAGCGGTTAAAAAGTGCAAAAGAAGAACTTCAGTACATTTATCAGTATGATTACATAGTATTAAATGACGATTTCAATGAAGCAATATCTACGCTGAAATCAATAATAATTGCGGAGAAGTTCCGAAGAGAGAGGGTCTTGCCACGGGTTAAAGGTCTCTTTCAACTGCCCTAA
- a CDS encoding DUF370 domain-containing protein, with protein sequence MSLKLLNIGFGNVVVSSRVVAIVSPSSAPMKRLKDEAKKDKRLIDASQGRKTRSIIVTDSNHVILSAVQAETVAQRFDSDDSKTS encoded by the coding sequence ATGAGTTTAAAATTATTAAATATCGGATTTGGAAATGTGGTTGTGTCATCAAGGGTGGTAGCAATTGTTTCTCCCAGTTCGGCTCCCATGAAGAGGCTGAAAGATGAGGCAAAAAAAGATAAAAGACTTATAGATGCTTCTCAAGGAAGAAAAACCAGGTCTATTATTGTTACCGATAGTAACCATGTTATACTATCTGCGGTTCAGGCAGAAACGGTTGCGCAAAGATTCGATTCTGATGATTCAAAGACAAGTTAG
- a CDS encoding YicC/YloC family endoribonuclease: MLKSMTGYGSGECVFEGGRIVVEIKSVNHRYMDISCKLPKRFSSTESQIRKSVSGRFSRGRFEIIVQSGFGIEENEGRGLELNLPLAQEYYSVLKELKDRLHLSEDISLSMLTGIRDIIVVKDIEPNQEGGGKAFNEAFKNALNSLERMRESEGEVLYKDFLVRLNSVEKLIDSIRIMSPRVLVLYRDRLAKRVKELGEVFEVDPQRLKQEIAFLAERSDITEELVRIKSHLEQFGMIMEMDDPVGRKLDFLLQEINREVNTIASKANDADISQKVVEIKSELEKIREQIQNIE, encoded by the coding sequence ATGTTAAAGAGTATGACAGGGTATGGCTCAGGAGAATGTGTCTTCGAAGGTGGTCGTATAGTTGTTGAGATTAAATCGGTTAATCACAGGTACATGGACATCTCTTGCAAACTGCCCAAGAGATTTTCTTCTACGGAAAGTCAGATAAGAAAAAGTGTCTCCGGGAGATTTTCCAGAGGGCGCTTTGAGATTATTGTCCAATCAGGTTTTGGTATAGAAGAGAACGAAGGGCGAGGTCTTGAGTTAAATCTTCCTTTAGCACAAGAGTATTATTCTGTTTTAAAAGAATTAAAAGATAGGCTGCATCTGAGTGAAGATATCAGCTTAAGTATGTTGACAGGTATTAGAGATATAATTGTTGTTAAAGATATAGAACCTAACCAGGAGGGGGGGGGAAAGGCATTTAATGAGGCATTTAAAAATGCCTTAAATTCTCTGGAAAGGATGAGGGAATCTGAAGGAGAGGTACTTTATAAAGACTTTTTGGTGAGATTGAATAGTGTTGAAAAGCTAATTGACAGCATTAGGATTATGTCCCCGCGGGTGTTGGTACTTTACAGAGATAGACTTGCCAAAAGAGTTAAGGAACTGGGCGAAGTTTTTGAAGTTGACCCACAACGACTTAAACAGGAAATAGCCTTCCTTGCAGAAAGAAGTGACATTACTGAAGAGCTGGTTCGTATCAAAAGTCATCTTGAACAATTCGGGATGATAATGGAAATGGATGACCCTGTAGGAAGAAAATTGGATTTTCTGCTTCAAGAAATAAATCGTGAAGTCAACACCATAGCGTCCAAGGCCAATGATGCCGATATTTCCCAGAAAGTTGTAGAGATCAAAAGTGAGCTGGAGAAGATAAGAGAGCAGATTCAAAATATAGAATAA
- a CDS encoding DUF4416 family protein: MSKPKAPEPVKLIVSVFSQTLELITEVTKELSKKLGSIDFVSEIFPFDSTSYYEKEMGKGLIRRFLSFNKMVLPYRLSHIKLYTNKIEEHFSDHKGNRRLNIDPGYISLSHLILATGKGYAHRPYLRDGIYADLTLIYEDKSFHALDWTYPDYRSKDIIELMNTIRKKYVFQLKGLKRRELC, translated from the coding sequence ATGAGTAAACCTAAGGCTCCTGAGCCAGTTAAATTGATAGTAAGTGTATTTTCCCAAACCCTAGAGTTAATTACAGAAGTCACAAAAGAGTTATCTAAGAAACTTGGCAGTATTGATTTTGTTTCTGAGATATTCCCTTTTGATTCTACATCATACTATGAAAAAGAGATGGGTAAGGGTTTGATTCGGAGGTTTCTCTCATTTAATAAAATGGTTTTGCCCTATAGATTGTCCCATATAAAACTATATACCAATAAAATAGAGGAGCATTTTTCTGACCATAAGGGGAACAGAAGGTTGAACATTGACCCTGGTTATATTTCTTTAAGCCATCTCATACTGGCAACAGGGAAAGGGTATGCTCACAGACCCTATTTAAGAGATGGAATATATGCTGATTTAACCCTGATATATGAAGATAAAAGCTTTCATGCTTTAGATTGGACATATCCGGATTATAGGTCTAAGGATATAATAGAATTGATGAATACAATTAGAAAAAAATATGTGTTTCAACTTAAAGGGTTAAAGAGAAGAGAATTATGTTAA
- the rfaE1 gene encoding D-glycero-beta-D-manno-heptose-7-phosphate kinase, producing the protein MKRMLSTKRGLEIISKFEKSKILVIGDIMVDQFVWGKVSRISPEAPVPVVNVTSESLLLGGAANVVNNIYSLEGKVLVCGVVGNDEMGNKLIGDLRDMGVDTDGIIVEDGRPTTVKTRIIAHGQQVVRYDREDISEITLESMQKVISYLKKNLNGLNAVIISDYGKGVISGQLIREILRLVRNNEKIISVDPKVNKFSFYKDVTVITPNNNEASDAAGIEIKDEETLLRVGEILLNKLACKLLLITRGEEGMTLFEDSGDVTHIPTLAKEVYDVTGAGDTVISALTLALTVGASLKEAAVIANYAAGIVVGEIGTAAVSRGELIGAIKRNKVIKG; encoded by the coding sequence ATGAAGAGGATGCTAAGTACTAAAAGAGGGCTGGAAATTATATCGAAGTTCGAAAAATCAAAGATCCTTGTAATCGGTGATATAATGGTGGATCAGTTTGTATGGGGAAAGGTATCCAGAATCTCTCCTGAAGCCCCTGTTCCTGTGGTTAACGTTACCTCCGAGAGCCTGCTTTTGGGTGGAGCCGCTAATGTAGTAAACAACATTTACTCTCTGGAGGGAAAGGTACTGGTGTGTGGAGTAGTTGGAAATGATGAGATGGGAAATAAACTAATTGGTGATCTCAGGGATATGGGGGTTGATACCGATGGAATAATTGTTGAGGACGGCCGTCCTACCACGGTAAAGACAAGAATAATAGCCCATGGCCAACAGGTAGTTAGGTATGATCGTGAAGATATCTCAGAGATTACTCTGGAGAGTATGCAGAAAGTCATTTCGTACCTTAAAAAGAATTTAAATGGTTTAAATGCTGTTATTATATCAGATTATGGAAAGGGGGTTATCTCTGGACAACTTATCAGGGAAATCCTCCGTCTTGTCAGGAACAACGAGAAGATCATATCCGTTGACCCAAAGGTAAACAAATTTTCTTTTTATAAGGATGTCACAGTAATCACGCCTAATAATAATGAAGCCAGTGATGCCGCTGGTATTGAGATTAAAGACGAAGAGACCTTACTGCGAGTTGGGGAGATTTTGTTAAATAAATTAGCCTGTAAATTACTTTTAATCACCCGTGGCGAAGAAGGGATGACTTTATTTGAGGACAGTGGAGATGTAACTCACATTCCAACTCTTGCAAAAGAGGTCTATGATGTGACTGGAGCTGGTGATACAGTAATAAGTGCCCTGACTCTGGCATTAACGGTAGGGGCTTCTTTAAAAGAAGCAGCAGTTATTGCAAATTACGCCGCTGGGATTGTAGTAGGAGAGATAGGAACGGCTGCAGTGAGCAGGGGTGAGTTAATAGGAGCAATAAAGAGAAACAAAGTTATAAAAGGATGA
- a CDS encoding TraR/DksA family transcriptional regulator has product MYESAKELLLKMKEGILEEIIESMKEESSKSRFELGDIMDLAGDERDRELSLLLCDRDRKKIIEIEEALQKIEKGTYGVCERCRKKINENRLKVMPFARLCVPCKSELEKEEPKVKRVSEGVVYRNLVYMDTEEDED; this is encoded by the coding sequence GTGTACGAATCAGCAAAAGAACTGTTACTGAAAATGAAGGAAGGTATATTAGAAGAGATAATAGAGAGTATGAAAGAGGAGTCAAGCAAGTCCCGGTTTGAATTGGGAGATATCATGGATTTAGCTGGTGATGAAAGGGACAGAGAACTGTCCCTTCTGCTGTGTGATCGTGACAGGAAAAAAATTATTGAAATAGAGGAGGCATTGCAAAAGATTGAGAAAGGAACGTATGGTGTTTGTGAAAGATGCAGAAAAAAAATCAATGAGAATCGATTGAAAGTGATGCCTTTTGCCCGGTTATGTGTACCTTGTAAGAGCGAGTTAGAAAAGGAAGAACCCAAGGTTAAGAGAGTAAGTGAGGGTGTGGTTTATAGGAATCTGGTATATATGGATACTGAGGAAGATGAGGACTAG
- the rimO gene encoding 30S ribosomal protein S12 methylthiotransferase RimO — MKTKERVSLVSLGCPKNLVDTEVILGLLIENGYRISQKEEEAEIIIVNTCGFIKEAKEESIETVLELAELKKKGNCRLLVVTGCLPQRYQDVLAEELAEADIFIGTGEFQRVVEILDEVKGSANPLKSYIGVPEFIYTDKTPRVNTFADYSAYVKIAEGCSNSCSYCVIGKIRGKFRSRPLDHIINEVKNLVRMGVKEINLIGQDTTLYGRDLNPVTDLEELLRRLSKVDKLEWIRILYAHPAHFTEGLVKVIKEEEKVCNYIDLPIQHINDKILEAMNRKTKGTFIRKLIERLRREVPNICIRTSLIVGFPGETDEQFEELLRFVKDIEFDRLGAFEYSREEGTLASAFPDQISKKIKTKRYRRLMETQKEIALRNNKRLIGTNKKVLIEKLNEDTGLLKGRIPSQAPDVDGVTYLTKGQASPGGIFDVVITGVHEYDLIGELIIK, encoded by the coding sequence ATGAAAACAAAAGAACGTGTGAGCCTGGTCAGTCTGGGTTGTCCGAAAAATCTTGTTGATACCGAGGTAATACTGGGATTATTAATTGAAAACGGTTACCGGATATCTCAGAAAGAGGAAGAAGCCGAAATAATCATAGTTAACACTTGCGGTTTTATTAAAGAGGCAAAAGAAGAATCCATAGAGACGGTACTGGAACTTGCAGAGCTCAAAAAGAAGGGAAACTGCCGTTTGTTAGTTGTAACAGGATGTCTGCCTCAGCGTTATCAGGATGTCCTTGCAGAGGAACTGGCCGAGGCAGATATCTTTATTGGTACCGGAGAGTTTCAAAGGGTAGTTGAAATTTTAGATGAAGTGAAAGGGTCTGCAAATCCGTTAAAAAGTTATATTGGTGTTCCTGAGTTTATATATACTGATAAAACCCCTAGGGTGAATACCTTTGCTGATTACAGTGCTTATGTCAAGATAGCAGAAGGGTGTTCTAATTCTTGTTCTTACTGTGTTATCGGGAAAATACGGGGCAAATTTCGCAGTAGACCCCTAGACCATATTATAAATGAAGTAAAAAATCTGGTGAGAATGGGGGTAAAAGAGATTAACCTGATTGGGCAGGATACTACCCTGTATGGTAGAGATCTTAATCCAGTTACAGATCTGGAAGAGTTGTTGAGAAGATTGAGTAAGGTTGACAAGCTTGAATGGATTCGCATCCTATATGCCCATCCTGCCCATTTTACTGAAGGCCTGGTTAAGGTGATAAAAGAAGAGGAAAAGGTCTGTAACTATATAGATCTGCCAATACAGCACATCAACGATAAGATATTAGAAGCTATGAACCGAAAGACAAAGGGTACGTTTATCCGGAAGTTGATAGAGAGACTGAGAAGAGAAGTTCCAAATATTTGTATTCGTACATCTCTTATCGTTGGGTTTCCGGGGGAGACCGACGAGCAGTTTGAGGAGTTGTTGAGATTTGTTAAGGACATAGAGTTTGATAGACTTGGTGCTTTTGAGTATTCCAGGGAAGAGGGTACACTGGCATCTGCCTTCCCGGATCAAATTTCGAAAAAAATAAAGACAAAAAGATACAGAAGATTAATGGAAACCCAGAAAGAGATTGCATTGAGGAATAATAAAAGACTTATAGGTACTAATAAAAAGGTTCTCATAGAGAAACTAAATGAGGATACTGGATTATTGAAAGGGAGAATTCCTTCACAGGCTCCGGATGTAGATGGGGTAACGTACCTTACCAAAGGGCAGGCATCCCCGGGTGGAATTTTTGATGTTGTTATTACAGGTGTGCATGAGTATGACTTAATTGGAGAACTAATAATCAAATAA